One window from the genome of Cryptomeria japonica chromosome 6, Sugi_1.0, whole genome shotgun sequence encodes:
- the LOC131038875 gene encoding beta-glucuronosyltransferase GlcAT14B, which translates to MKNVEQMHFRLASMERKWILPLAVLSLVSLFLVLFTTLISASNNGLYPALALFKGRSNEVTKAVFVESKISTPVVSTLPPPSRLAYLISGSKGDGEKLKRTLQALYHPLNQYVVHLDLEAPPKERVDLATYVKSDPIFVEVGNVHMITKANLITYRGPTMVANTLHAAAILLRKGSEWDWFINLSASDYPLITQDDLLHTFSYLPRDLNFIEHTSNIGWKEHQRARPIIIDPGLYMSKKSDVFWVTQRRGVPTAFKLFTGSAWMALSRAFIEFCIWGWDNLPRTVLMYYANFISSPEGYFHTVICNAQEFQNTTVNHDLHYISWDTPPKQHPHSLGLSDFKKVNGSFAPFARKFDGDDPVLDKIDSELLGRRNGSFVPGGWCVGNRDKDPCSVMGDKSVLKPGPGAKRLENLIVKLLSESNFRDKQCK; encoded by the exons ATGAAGAATGTGGAGCAGATGCATTTCAGATTGGCCAGTATGGAAAGAAAATGGATCTTACCCCTGGCCGTACTGTCTCTGGTGTCCCTGTTTCTGGTGCTTTTCACAACCCTAATCTCGGCCTCAAACAATGGTTTATACCCGGCGTTGGCACTTTTTAAGGGAAGGAGCAATGAAGTTACAAAGGCTGTTTTTGTGGAGTCCAAAATATCCACTCCTGTTGTTTCAACACTGCCTCCTCCTTCAAGGTTGGCTTATTTGATTTCAGGTTCAAAAGGGGATGGGGAAAAGTTGAAAAGGACATTGCAGGCGCTGTACCATCCGTTGAACCAGTATGTGGTTCACTTGGACCTTGAGGCACCGCCTAAAGAGAGGGTTGATCTTGCCACTTATGTTAAGTCAGATCCCATTTTTGTAGAGGTGGGGAATGTGCACATGATTACTAAGGCTAACTTGATTACTTATAGAGGTCCTACCATGGTTGCCAATACACTCCATGCAGCCGCAATTCTTTTGAGGAAAGGCTCTGAATGGGATTGGTTTATTAATCTCAGCGCTTCAGATTATCCACTTATAACACAAGATG ATCTGCTACATACATTTTCCTATTTGCCAAGGGATCTTAATTTCATTGAGCACACCAGCAATATTGGTTGGAAAGA GCATCAACGTGCTAGACCAATTATTATAGATCCTGGCTTGTATATGTCAAAAAAGTCGGACGTTTTCTGGGTTACACAGAGAAGAGGTGTGCCCACAGCATTTAAATTATTTACAG GCTCTGCTTGGATGGCACTATCAAGAGCATTCATTGAATTCTGTATATGGGGTTGGGACAATCTTCCTCGCACAGTTCTGATGTACTATGCAAATTTCATTTCTTCTCCAGAGGGATATTTTCACACAGTTATTTGCAATGCTCAAGAGTTTCAGAACACCACTGTCAATCATGACTTACATTATATATCTTGGGATACTCCACCAAAGCAGCATCCCCATTCTCTTGGCCTGAGTGATTTTAAAAAGGTGAATGGCAGCTTTGCCCCTTTTGCCAGGaagtttgatggagatgatccAGTTCTTGATAAAATAGACAGTGAACTGCTGGGTCGGAGAAATGGTAGTTTTGTTCCTGGTGGTTGGTGTGTAGGAAATAGAGATAAGGATCCATGTTCAGTCATGGGTGATAAAAGTGTTCTTAAGCCCGGCCCAGGTGCAAAGAGGCTTGAAAATTTAATTGTAAAACTCTTGTCAGAATCAAATTTTCGTGACAAGCAGTGCAAATAA